A genomic stretch from Seriola aureovittata isolate HTS-2021-v1 ecotype China chromosome 13, ASM2101889v1, whole genome shotgun sequence includes:
- the gchfr gene encoding GTP cyclohydrolase 1 feedback regulatory protein — MPYILISTQIRLENGPTNVGDEFSDPAVMNYLGARKTTMLGNNFSEYHVDDPPRLVLDKLEKIGFRVMTMTGVGQTLVWCLHKETE; from the exons ATGCCTTACATACTCATCAGTACGCAGATCCGACTG GAAAATGGTCCAACAAACGTGGGAGATGAATTCTCTGATCCAGCTGTCATGAATTACCTGGGAGCCAGGAAAACAACCATGCTGGGAAACAATTT TTCTGAGTACCATGTGGACGACCCACCACGCCTGGTGCTGGACAAGCTGGAGAAGATCGGCTTCCGCGTGATGACAATGACAGGGGTGGGACAGACGCTGGTGTGGTGCCTCCACAAGGAGACGGAGTGA